TTTCGATCACATACGGCGACGGCAAATCCGTTTCCCTCCTCGAAGCCGGCCATCGCCTCGGAGACGCGCTCGTCCGCTCCACGGAACTGAAAGCCGATGCCCAAAGCGCCTTCGAAACCCTCCGCGACTCCGGCCACGCCACCGCTATCGCGAAACTCGGCCCCACATCGCTGGTTTTCGGCGCCTGGGACTCACGCGACACCGGCGCCAAACTCCCCCGTATCGTGCAATCAGTCATTCGCGCGTGGGACATCGAGCCCCTGAAGCGCTCGGCCCAGTTCAATCCTGCTCTCGATTATTCGGAACTCGGAGTCCTCTCGCAGGAGGAAAAGCTGAAGGCCGAAGGCAATACTAAGGATCCTTTGGCGCAGCGGGGATTCGTTCACGTGCCCGCCACGAAGGCCCACGGCGGTGTGGTCGCCCGAGGGTCCATCGAGCGGGACGTCACCGTCAACCTCATCGCCGTGCGGCGTCTCAAAGGCGCCAGCGACCAGGAGACCCAAAACCTTCGCCGCTACATCCTCGCTCTGTCCCTGTTGGCCGCCCTGGCGCCCCTCGACGGCTTCCTCCGCCAAGGCTGCATGCTCGTCCCCAATCCCGATCAGCCGGCCCGCTGGCATCTCGTCCAACGCTCCGGGAGCCGCGAGCCCGTCGCACTCGATCATGACGCGCTCCTCAGCTACGCCAAAGCCGCCGCAACCGCCTTCGGCGTCGGCCCGAATCGCACCGTCGCGTTCGACAAGTCCCTCGCTCAGGCCGATATCGCCGAGTCCGGCAAGAAATCGGAGAAGAAACCCAAGAAAGCGAAGTAGCCGCCATGCCGCGAAGCCTGCTCATCTGGGTCCAACTCCACGACCGCCGCTACCACGGCCGCCCGGAATGGCCCCCCTCCCCGGCCCGCCTCTTTCAGGCCCTTGTCGCCGGTGCCGCCGAAGGCTCTCTGCAGCCCAATCACGTCGCTGCGCTCGAATGGCTCGAAACGCTCGACCCGCCCTCCATCTGGTATCCCCACGCCCGCAACGGGCAGCAGTTCCAGTCCTTCGTTCCCAACAATGACCTCGATGCCGTCGGCGGCGACCCCGCCCGCATCGCGGATGTCCGCGCCGCCAAAACCATCCAGCCTCGCCTCACCGCCGGCGATGCCCTCTTTTGCTACGAATGGTCCTACACTCCCGGTGAATCCGGCGAATCGTTCGCCACCGGCGTGGCCCACATCGCGGAGGCGCTCTACCAATTCGGTCGCGGAGTCGACATGGCTTGGGCCCGAGCCGAGTTGATCGACGAAACCGAATCCCGAACCCGCGCCGAGTCCTGGTCGGGCACCATCCACAGGCCTTCGCCCGGTGGCGCCGGCGACCCTCTTCCTTGTCCCGCTCAGGGCTCGCTGTTCAGCCTCATCCAAAGGCATCAGGGAGTCGGCAACCGGTTCCGTCTCGAACGCCACGGCCGAACGGCCCGCCAGTTGTTCTCCCAGCCCCCCAAGGCCCGCTTCCGCCAAGTCCCCTACGATTCGCCATGCTCCCGCCGGACGTACGCCATCCACGCCGCGGATTCCAACGAACGAATCCCGTGGCCTCTGCGGCATGCCCACTCACTCGCCGTCTCCGTCCGCGACGCCATCGTCTCTCGGCTGATCAACGCAGTTCCCGAACTCGAATCCATCGTCAACGCCGCAATCATCGGCCGCAAGGCCGACGGCTCCAACGATGGACCCGCCGCCGAGCGAGTTCGCATCCTGCCGCTCCCCTCCATCGGCGCTCAGTACACGAATCAACAAATCCGCCGTATCGTCATCGAAGTCCCTCCGGCGTGTCGGCTTCGCCCCGGTGACGTGCACTGGGCCTGCTCCGGCCTTGAGTTTCCCGGCCCCATCTCGGAATCGCGGGTCTACCTCCAACCCGACGACGATCCGCGAATCCCCGCCTACTACGGCATCGGTGCCAGCCGCCCCCATCGCACCTGGCGCACTGTCACCCCCGCCGCCCTCCCCATCCAAGCCGCCCGCCGTCGCATCGACCCCTCCCGTATCCACGACGAACCAAAACCCGGCTCTGAACGAGCCGCCGAGGAATCCCGCGCCGCCGCCGCCGTCGTCCAGGCCCTCCGCCACGCTGGCGTCCCCGCCCGCGCCGAATCCATCCGTGTCCAACGCGAACCCTTCGATGGCCGCGGCCTGCGCGCCGAAGCCTTCGCCGCGCCCCCGCGCTTCAACAAAGAACGCCTCTGGCACGTCGCCGTCACTCTGAGCGAACCCGTCTCCGGCCCCGTCGTCATCGGCGATGGCCGCTTTCTCGGCTACGGCATCATGCGCCATGACCCTGCGCCGCCCAACCTCTTCGCCTTCGCCGTCGAAAGCGGACTCACCGATCTCGCCCGCCCCGAAGAAATAGCTCGCGCGCTTCGCCGCGCCCTACTCGCTCGCGTTCAGCAAACCCTCGGACCGGGCAAACAGATGCCCTCCTACTTCTCCGGCCACGAACCCGACGGCTCTCCCGCACGCGGCGAAGGCAGCGATCATGTCTTTTGCATCTTTGATCCGTCCGCCTCCCGCATCCTGATCCTCCCGCCCCACGTTGTCGCCGGCACGCCTGTTTCGCCCACTGAGAAGACCCACCTCGCAACACTTGAGAGCGCACTACTTGGTTTCGACGAACTCCGCGCCGGTGTGTCCGGACTTCTCCGCCTTCGCCCGAGCCCAGTCGAACTCGCCACCGACCCCCTTTTTAAGCCCTCCGCCATCTGGAAGTCCTCCACTGACTATGTTGTAACCAGGCACGCCAAGACAGCCGGACCCGAAGGCGCCCTCCTCGCCGACATCCAGGCCGAATGCTGTCGCCGCAACTTGCCGGAATCCGCGGCCCACATCCACCAACTCTGCGGAGTGCCCCGCCTCGGCCTCACCGCCTCCCTCACCCTCACCTTCCCCCGGCCCATCTCCGGCCCCATCCTCCTCGGCAAGACAAGGCACCTCGGCGGAGGCCTCTTCTCCCCCGAACCCTAACCCAAGACTGCCTTGGAAAGTGAAAAACCCGCGAAGCACAATTTCTATCTCCCACCCCCTCAACAATATCCGCGGATCGACTTTGCACGCCCCGCCCCCTCCCCCGCTACCTTCGCAATCGAGTGTGAGCCCGCCCGCAAGGCATCGTCCCCTCCATTCCGCCAGCACGGCGGGCCACACTCAAAGACATCCAGTAACTTCGGAACCAACCACTATGACCTCTCTTCGCCGCATCGCCGCCAATCGCGCCAACGCCCAAAAGTCCACCGGACCCAAAACCCCGGAAGGCAAAGCCCGCGCTGCCGATAACTCCATCCGCCACGGTCTCTACTCCCGCCGCACCATCATTCTTAGTAATGAAGAGCCCGAAGCGCTCGAACAAATCCGGCACGATTACATCCAAAAATATCGCCCCACCGACGCTGCCGAACTCATCTATGTCGAGACCATGATCAACGCCGACTGGCGCCTCCGCCGCATCTGGGACCTTGAACCCGCCGCCGTCGACTTCGTCGTTGACGCCCAGGCCCCCGAGATCGCCGCCGACGCTCCGGACGCCGACAACCCCACCCGCACCGCCATCGCCGTCACCGAACTCGCTGACCAATCCCGCATCCTCGACATGCTCAATCGCTACGAGACCACTTATATGCGCCAGTTGGAGCGCGCCCAGCGCAACCTCGAACGGATGCGCCAGCAAGCCCGCCACGACACTGCGCCCGTCGGCGCCGCCGTGCTTGAGGCCCTTCCCAGCTCCTTCAAGCCCGGTGCGCCCGCCCAGCCCGGGGCCGAAACTGAAAATTGTGGGAACGAAGCCATTGAACCCGCCGCCGGAGTCCCCAACCACAACGCTGACGCACCCGATTCCCCTTCGCAGGGCGCCTGACCATGCACTTCCGCGCCCAACACAACCCGCGCGCGTCCTCGCCACCCCTCCGGACCCGCCTCCTCTACTCCGGCCGTCGGCCTCTCCAACTCAGCGCGCCTCAGGCGGCGCCCTCCATCGCCGTTCCCGCCGATCCCGTCGCCTTCGCCCGCCACAACCTCCTCTTTCCCTCGACCCCACCCAGGCCGCCATCCTCTCCGCCGACCCCCATCGCGTCCTCGTCTGCTGCACGCGCCAGTGGGGAAAGTCCACCACCGCCGCCATCAAGGCGCTCCATCACGCGCTTACCGTACCCGCGTCGCTAACCTTACTCGCCTCACGCACCCTCACGCAGTCTTCCGAGTTACTCCGCAAAATCGCCGCCTTCGCCCGCCCGCTGCAAGTACGAACCGCGCGCGCCCCTGGTCACGACGCGTCTCTCCAGTTCCCCAACCACTCCCGCATCATCGCCCTCCCCGGCGACCCCGCCTCCATCCGCGGGCTCTCCGCCGCCTCCCTCCTCATCGTCGACGAGGCCGGTTTCGTCTCGGACCCCCTCTACCACGCCCTCCGTCCCACTCTCGCCACCACCAACGGAGCCGTCTGGCTCCTCTCCACGCCCAACGGTCCCCGCGGCTTCTTCTTCGACGAATACAACTCCACCAATGACTGGACCCGCTTCGAAGTCAACGCCTACGATTGCCCCCGCATCTCCGCCGAGTTCCTCGAAGAGGAGAAGCGCAAACTCGGCCCGGCACGCTTTGAACAGGAGTATATGTGTAGGTTCTCCGCGCAGGCGGGCTCTTTCTTTGATCTCGGATCCTTCCACACGGCCCCGCTTCCCGGCCTTCATGACCCCGAGCGCGCCGACGAGCCTCGTTACATCGTCGGCTTCGATCTCGGCCAGCGCGATTCTCACTCCGCCGTCGTTGTCCTCGAAATGGTCGACATCAACAGCCAGCAGCGCGATCCGGTCACCTGGGAATGGGTCGTCAGCCGCCAGGTCTACGTCCGCGGCGTCGAACGCTTCCCGCTCAATATCTCTTATCCGGATACCGCCCGCATGCTCAAGAAGGTCATCGACGATCTCCCCTCCCGCCGCTACGCGCACCTCATGATCGATTACACCGGCAGCGGCGCGCCCTTCTACGATGTCCTCAACCGCCTCGGCCACATCGGCTGCGATGTCGACAAGTTATGCCTCATCGCCGGCGGCCGCGTCTCCTGGAAAGCCAATAAGTACCTCCCCGTGCAGTAAGGATCGGGGAACGTTACTCCCATCGCAAGGCCTCCGTCGGATTCAACCGCGCCGCCCGGTTCGCCGGGATCATCCCGAACACGATCCCCACCCCGAACGACACCGCGAACGCCACCCCCACCGCGATCCACGACACCGGCACGGCAATCCCCTCGGCGAACTGCCGCGCCACCGCCGGAATCGCGATCCCAACCGCGATCCCCAACAGCCCGCCCGCCACGCTGATCAGCACCGATTCGAACAAAAACTGCGCCAGCACGTCTCGCCGCGACGCACCCACCGCCATCCGCAGCCCGATCTCCCGCGTCCTCTCCGTCACCGTCACCAGCATGATGTTCATGATTCCGATCCCCGATATCACCAGCGCGATCGCCGCCACCAGAATCAGCACCAGCGTCAGAATCGCCGTGATCTGCGACGCCGTGTCGAGTATCGCCGCCAGGTTCTCCACCGTGTACTTCGCCCCCGCCCGATGCCGCGCCTCGAGGATTCCCTTCACCAGTTCCGTCACCGGACGCACGTCCTCCAGCGACCGTGCCTGCACATACAGCGGATCCACCCGCTCCACCGGTGTGAAGTAGCGAATCACCGTCACCGGAACCAGCGCCGTTTCCCCCGCCAGCTCCGTCTGCCCATAACTGTCAGTCTTCTCCCGGAATACACCCGCCACCGTAAACTGCAGCCCGAATAACTTCAGCGTCCGCCCCACCGCCGCCCCCGGCGACCCATACAGCTTCTTCGCCAGCCTCTCCGTCAGCAGCACCACCTTTTGCCGAAGAGTAACATCGGAAGCGTCCAGAAATCGTCCCGCCAGCAATACCAAGTTACGCACCGTCGCATAGTGTTCATCGGACCCGATCACCTTCACGTCCTCTTCCCGCCCGCCGATCACCAGCCGGTCCGAGTTCGTAATCACCCCCGTCGCCGCCACAATCCGCGGACCCAACTCCCGCCGCACCGCCTCCACATCCGCGAACTTCAGATAGTCCGCGTCCACGTTCCGCGCGGTCATCCCGCCGCTCTCGTAATAGGCGTAGATCATGTTGGAGCCGATCCCCCGAATCTGCTCCAGGATCAGCTCTCGCGACGTCAGCGAAATCGTCACCACCAGAATCACGGACGCGTTGCCGATCAACAGCCCCAGCGCCGTCAACACTGTCCGCGTGCGGTTCGCCGCCAACGCCTGCATGCCCGCCCGTAGCGTTTCCGCGATCGTCATTTCGCCCTGCCGACCAGCCGCCGCGCCTCGGTCCTCGTCGGGTCGTCCGGCGTCAGCGCCTTGCTCGCGATGTAGCGTTCGAGCAGCGCCCTCGCCTCCGCCGCGTTCCGCTTCGCCTCGATCCACGTCTCTGCCTGTGCGTACCAGACCGCCGGCTTCTCCGGCGTCAGCTTCCGCGCCTTCTCGAACCACTCATCGCTTTCCGCCATCCGCCCGCGCCGCGCCAGAAACCGCGCCACGTCGGCAATCCGCCCCGGCTCGTTCGCTTCCAATTCCGCCGCCCGCTTCCAGTGTCGCTCCGCTTCGTCGAACTTCTTATCCTTCTCCGCCATCCGTGCGAGTGCATTCTCTCCTCGCGCTCCGTTTGCCCGCCCCAACCGCCGCGCCGCGTCCGCTGCCTTGTCCCGCCCCCCGCCGAGGAACCCCGGAGCTTCCAGGTAGTACTCGAACAAATCGGCCAGCGCGTCCAGGTTCGCCGGATCCAACTCCACCGCCCGCTCGAACTCGCGTCGGCACCTCGACGCCAATCCCGGCGCCGAAAAGAAACTCGCCGTCTCCGCTCGCCGCCCGTACGTCTTTCCCAGCCAATGGTGCGCCCGCGCGTTGCCCGGTTCGAGTTCCACCGCTTTCTCCAGATGCGTCGTCGCGAGCTTGTAGTCTTCGAGCTGGAACGCAGCCTGCCCGGCGAGCAACGTCTCCGCCGGTGTCGTCGGCGGCCCGATCGCATTCAGCGCTGCCCCGTACTCGGTGTGTTGATACAACTCCCGCGCCCGGTCGAGCCCTCCCGGCTGCGCGGCCAAGGCCACCGCGGCGGCGATCAGTACGGCGCTCATTCTCTTCCTATTTTGCAGACGCGCGCCGCCGCCGCGCAGTTGCCCCGGGGGTTTTCCCGCCCGTATACGACAATAGGGGCATGACGCTCACCCCCGCTGCCGGTTGGCGCACTCTCGCCGCTGCCCTGCTCGCCCTATTCGGATCGCATGCCCGCGCCGCCGGCGATTTCCCCGACCCCGCCGTCGACCAAAAGCCCGCCACCGGCTCCCAGACCGCTGTCCTCGCCGGCGGCTGCTTCTGGTGTACCGAAGCCGTCTTCGAGATCATGGAGGGTGTCACCGATGTCGTCTCCGGCTACTCCGGCGGCGCCAAGGACACTGCCAAGTACGACATCGTCTCCACCGGCCGCACCGGCCACGCCGAAGCGATCCTCGTCACCTACGACCCCGCCAGGACCACCTACGGTGAACTCCTCAAGATCTTCTTCGCCGTCGCCCACGACCCCACCACGCTCAACCGCCAAGGCAACGACATCGGTCCCCAGTACCGCAGCGCCATCTTCTACGCCAATGAAGAACAGAAGCGCATCGCCGAAGCCTACATCGCGCAATTGAACGAAGCGCATGTCTTCGCAAAACCCATCGTCACGCAAGTGGTGCCGCTCGACAAGTTCTACACCGCTGAGGGCTACCATCAGGACTACGCTCGTGGGAATCGCTCGAATCCCTACATCGTCCACGTCTCGGATCCCAAGGTCGCCAAGCTCAAGAAGCAATTCCCGGGCTGCGTCCGCAAGAAGTAGGAGTTCAGTTCGCCGGCGCCTGCAGGCGCGAGCGCGCCGCCGGCTTGGTCTCGATCAGTATCTCCCGGATGTTCCGCCGATCGGTCTCGCTCAGCCGCGCATACGGCTTGCTCAGCTTCTCATCCCCGGTTCCGTTTAGGATCTCGCCCAGCCGGCGATAGATATAGTCGAGCGCCGGCGCCGGCAGCTTGTCGAACGCCTCGGAGTAGATCAGGAAACTGAGCGGATACCGGAACATCCGTTTCTCCAGATCGAAATCCCGCAGCGACCGCCCCTTCCAATCCCGCGGTCCCGCTTTCGGGAACTCCGCCGCGAACTTCGATGTTCCCCGCACCGGCGACTCGAGCGGCGCCTCTTCCGTAAACAGAAGATACTGCAGCAGCACTTCCGACGTCCCCTGAATCCGCCGCCGCGTCGACTCCGACCATTCCCCCGCCGGCCGCGCCAGCGCTTTGTTGATCCCCTCCTGCTGGCTCACCGCAACGCGCGTCTCGTAACTAACCCGCGTAATCAGGTTATGTCCCGTCGTTTGGTGCGACAACACCATGTGCGCCACGAGATCACTATGCGGAGACGCGTACATCGAAAGGTCGGTCAACTCGCCGAGCGACGTGAGATTGGCGTGCGCCTCCCGGTCGATCACGTCCGGCTTTTCCTTGTTCTGCACAATCGCGTTGCCCATGTGCCGCGCCCCGCCGTGCGTTCCCGTAATGAACCAGCCGCCGAACCGCTCCGGGAACGGACTGCTGTGGTCGGTATGAAACGAACCGCCGTTCAATTGCGGGAATCCCTCGCGATCCGGAAACACGCTCCGCACCAGGTGTCCCGGCACTCCGAGCGTCTTCGGCGACGCGTGACATTGGAGGCACTCATCGTGCCGGATGAACTTCGGCCTATCCACCGGCCGTTGATCGAGCGTGTAGAACACGCCGCCCTTGTCCGCATCCACCGCGGAGACCTCGACCACATCGCCGTGCTTCACCCAACCGATATAGACGTCGTCGTTGAAGTAGAGCGCGCGCGGAGCCGCCGGCGCGATCAGGTTCTGCTGGAAACTCGTCTTCGAAAACACGAGCGTCTGCGAGGAGACGCGAATCCCCAGGTTCTCGAGCACCGAAAGGAGGTAACCGTTCGGCTCGCGCCACTCGAGCTTCGCCTCGCCGTTGTCGAGCCGCGTCTGCAGCCGCCCCACCGGATCATTGCGCGTCACCGTCGGGTACCGGATCGCGTCGTCCTCGAGCGGCATCAGAAACGAGCCGGAGAGCGCGGAAGCCTGGCCGAACAGCGCGGCCGGCATCAGGGCGATCAGCGCGAGACGCATCACGCCCCCTTTCCGGCGCAGGCCGTCTCACACAGCGGACGAACTCCCGCCGCGCCGCGCGAAAGCTCCGCCAGCGTCACTTCCCGGAATGAACTCTCGATCGACGCCAGCGCGTCGTCCATTTTGCGATGCAGCGGACACAGCGTCCCGCGATGCGATGCCAGCCCGAGCGGGCATTGTTCAATCCGCCGCACGGGGTCCACGGCGTTCACGATCTCCAGAATCGTCATCGACGCGGCCGGCCGCGTCAACTCGAAGCCGCCGTACTTGCCCCGCGACCCCCGCACGATCCCCGCCCGGCCCAGCGCCTGCAGCACTTTCGAGAGGTATCCGGCCGGAACCTGTGTCGCTGCGGCGATGTCGATCGTGGTCTGTGGCTCGTCGGGCGACTCGGAAAGCCAGACAACAGCGCGAAGTGCGTACTCGGTGGTCTGCGAAAACATCCGGAGACCATTATATGGATATTCGGATAAAGATGTCCAGAAGAATTGCCCGCCGGATTCACCCGACGTATTCGACCACGTCGCCATACGCCCGGCAATTCTCATCCGCGGTCAAAAACCGAACCCCCATCGCGAGCGCCTGCGCGATCAACATCCGGTCGAACGGGTCGCGATGCGCCGCTGGAAGATCGCGCAGGCGCGCCAGGTGCTCGTGATTCAGCGCCAGGTCCTCGAAGCCCTGCTCCGCCACGACATCATCGAAATCGGCCGGGATTTCGATCTTCTTGAGATCCTTCTTGATCTGGATCTCCCACCGGGTCACGGCGCTCAGGAAAACAATGTTGTCGCGGTCCGCCACCAGCGCCCGTGCCCGCTCGGTGAGTTTCGGGTCGTCGAGCAGCCACCACAAAAGGATGTGAGTGTCGAGCAGGATCTTCACGGTGCTAGAGGCCGGTGCCGTGGGCCGGCACCGTGGGCTCGGCGGCTCCGAATGCCTCGGCGATATCTGGTGGCAGCGTGTCGAAATCCGGCGCGATGCGAATCCGATTCTTCAGCGCGCCGGGCTTGCGAGGGTGCGCCGGACCGGAGTAGGCTACAAGACGAACCACCGGCTTTCCGGCTTTCGCAATAATGATTTCCTCGCCGTTCAACGCCCGCTCGATGAGGTTGGACAACTCGGCCTTGGCATCCGAGATGTTCCGCAACAAAGTGCTCGCTACTCCATCCACTCCTCCACCTTACCACACCAGACCAGATCTGATCAACATCCGTCCGTATCAAAGTGGAAAAAAGTGAAAAAGATTCTCATCCCCCTCTTCGTTCTGCTACTGCTCCTCCTCGCTGCCCTCGCTGGATCCGGATTTCTGATCAGCGCGCTCCTCACTGGCTCCGGCAAGGACGCCTTGATCGCCGCCCTCTCCGCCCGCGCCGGCGTGCCCATCGAGGTCGACTCGGCCGAGTTCGACGTCCGCACTTGGTACCAGTTGAACCCGGCCCTTCGCCTTGAGGGCGTACGCGTCGGCAACCCCGCCGGATTCGCCGGCCAGTGGCTTCTCACCACCCGCGGCATGAGCGCGCGTGTGGCTCTCAAACCCCTTTGGAACAATCAGATACAAGTCGAGTCGCTACACTTGACGGAGCCCGTCCTCGCCTTTGAGAAGAACCGCCAGGGCATCAGTAACCTGGAGGCCTTCTCGCAAACCGTCACGAGCGGCCAGAGCCAGCAGACCCCTCCCGCCGCATCCGCCGGAGCCACGCTCTCCGTTGCCGAATTCATCGTCGACGGCGCTGCCATCCACCTCCGAGACACCACAATCGACTCCGTGGACCTCCGCCTTGAGGACTTCGCTCCTGGCCAGCCCTGCCGAGCCAAGATTCGAGCCGGAATAGGAGTCGGATCCGACCTGGTCTTCGAAGGCCGCCTCGGGCCCTTCGGTTCCGAAGCCCTCCCCCTCGAAGGCAACCTCCGCCTCAACCTCGCCCTTTCCTCAATCCCGGAGCCCACCCGCCGCCGCGAATTCGGAGAACTCCTTGCCGACCCAGGCCGCGCCGCTAGGATCGCCGTTCAGTCCGACCTCAAAGGCGACCTCTACGGTTCGCTCGCCGGACCCGCCCGCCTCACCCTGCGCGATGTCATGGCCGGCCGCGACGGCGTCGAAAAGCTCCGCCTCGACGGCGAAGTGCCCATGCAGGCCTCCATCAGCAAGGCCCTCTCCACGCCTCTCTACGATCTGCGCATCCGGAATGGCGCGCTCCGCATGGGCGAGGGCGAATGGAAGGGCAACCTCGACGTGCTCCTGGTCGGAGGCGTGGTGCGCGGCAAGTCCTCCGGCGCCATCCGCAACGTCGATCTCGATCGCTTTCTCACCGCATTTACCCGCGCCGCCGGCCGTGTCCAGGGCGTCTTCGCGCTCGAAAACTATACGCTCCGCTTCGGCGGCAAGGACGCTGCGGCGATTCGCGAATCACTCGCCGGATCCGGAACCGCCTCCGTCGAAAAAGGCCGTCTCAAGGAACTCGACATGCTCGCCGCCATCCGCGCCGCGCTCGAAGGCGCCAAGGCGCCGGGCGGCGACACCGAATTCAGCCGCCTCGACGCGAAGCTCGAAATCGGCGGTCAACGGATGCGGTTCCCCGAACTCACCATGTCCGGACCCGCCATCCAGGCCACCGGCTCCGGCAGCATCACCTTCGCCCAGGCGCTCGACTTTCGCCTCTCGACCATCGTTCGCGGTCGTGCCGCCGAACTCCTCGGCAGGAAGGCCTCCGAAAACGCACCCGCCGAGGCCGCCGTCCCCATGCGCATCGGCGGTACCGTCGCCAAGCCGGCCGTGTATCCCGACATCGGCAAACTCGCCCGCCAGACCGGCGCGGAGTACGCCGAGCGCGTCATCCGGGAGAAGGTCCTCACGGAGGGCGTGAAGGAGAAGGTGCGCGAAAAGCTCAAGGGCTTCGAGATCCCGCTGCCGTTCGGAGGCAGGAAGAAAGAGTAGGGCCGCGTTGCGCAATCGCGGCACGCGCAGTCTAATTGAGAGTATGAAACTCCGAGGGTTCGCGCTGGGAATCGCGACAGCCACGCTCCTCGCCGGGCAGACTCCTACCCGCCCGAACCTCCCCGCCGGCGCCCAGGCCGATTGGGACATCGCCTACGCCCCCCACCCGGAAACGCATCTCGACGTCTACCGCCCCCCCGGCGCCGCCGGCAAGCGCCCCGGTGTGATCGTCATCCACGGCGGCGGCTGGCGCGGCGGAACCAAGGAGGCTGTTGTCCCCACGTTCTGCGTCCCCTACCTCGAGCACGGCTTCGTCGTCTTCAACGTGGAATACCGGCTCGCCAAGGCGGCCAAGGCTCCGGCCGCTGTCGAAGACGCCCTTGATGCCGCGCAGTGGGTCTTCAAGAACGCCTCCCGCTACGGCGTCGACCGTAAGAAGATCCTTGTCACCGGCGGCAGCGCAGGCGGGCATCTCGCTCTCATGGTCGGCATGACGCCGAAGTCCGCCAAACTCGGCAAACCGGCGAACGTCGCCGCCATCGTCAACTTCTACGGCATCACCGACGTCGGCGACCAGTTGACCGGACCCCATCAGCGCGCCTACGCCGTCGAATGGCTCCCCGAGCAGGACGGCCGCTTCGACCTCGCCCGCCGCGTCTCGCCGATCACCTACGTCCGCCGCGGTCTCCCGCCCGTGATAACCGTGCACGGCGACGCCGACAAAACCGTTCCCTACGAGCATGGCGCTAATCTCACCAAGGCGCTCCGCGAGGCCGGCGTCGACGCGGAGCTGCTCACCGTCGCCGGCGGCGGCCACGGCTTTCCGCCCGAAAGGCTCAAGGAGATATACCCCGACGTGTTCGACTTCCTCGCCCGGCACGGAATCGCGGGGAGCCGTTGAGCGTCTACGACGAGAACCGCGAAGAGCTCGAGCGGTACGAGTTCCAGATGGGGCTCGAACGCGGCCGCCTCGCGCTTACGCTTGACCTGCTCACCGACGCCCTCGTGCTCGTCGGCCAGCACGGCGTCTACTGCCGGAGCGCCCGCCAGCCGGGCAAACCGGCGATGGACGTGCAAATCATCGCCCGTCAGATCGAGGGAGCCAAGGAACTCGTGGCGGACGTGATGGGCGAACTGAAACACGCCCGGAAAAGAGAACGGCAGCGGGAAGGGTGACCCTCCCGCTGCCGCAAGCAAACCAACGAAGTCCCTCTCCCTCAGGCAGCCTTGCGAATCGGAGGCCGCAGCGGCGTCCGCAGCGGCTCGCCCGTGTTTCGTCCGCTGTCGATCGGAATCACGTTCGCTCCCTCGCTCTTCGGCTTCGCCGTCCGGCTGGTGTTCGAGAAGTAGTCTTCCACCGGGTAGAGCGCGTACGGAGTCAACTCGCGGAACACTTTCCCCAGCCGCTGCTGGATCCGGTAGACCGCGTGGAAAAACGTCCCGCGATCCATGTTCAAGCGACGGCAGCAGAGCTTCCAATCCGCACCGAGTAGAAAATGATAACGAAAAATCTTGCTCTCGATCCCGTCCAAATTCCGCCGCGCGACGATACAGAAATCCGCGATGTACTCCTCTTCGCGCCGGTCCCAGGAAAGCCTGCGCCCGGCCTTCGGCGCCGATGCGTACCGCGACCGGCACAAATGCCGGGCTTCGGAGCTGCACTGCAGAAACCGTGCGTAGCAGGCGCGGAAAACACTGCGATAAACACAATTGCAG
This DNA window, taken from Bryobacteraceae bacterium, encodes the following:
- the cas7u gene encoding type I-U CRISPR-associated RAMP protein Csb1/Cas7u produces the protein MIDTNTLNSWADDRNGPVALHCKQKLVPVEGEGAVVFPPTYADIGYNVDDLSDGTKVATIDSVGSQANRMEPVFAFEPYAPLVPQVSITYGDGKSVSLLEAGHRLGDALVRSTELKADAQSAFETLRDSGHATAIAKLGPTSLVFGAWDSRDTGAKLPRIVQSVIRAWDIEPLKRSAQFNPALDYSELGVLSQEEKLKAEGNTKDPLAQRGFVHVPATKAHGGVVARGSIERDVTVNLIAVRRLKGASDQETQNLRRYILALSLLAALAPLDGFLRQGCMLVPNPDQPARWHLVQRSGSREPVALDHDALLSYAKAAATAFGVGPNRTVAFDKSLAQADIAESGKKSEKKPKKAK
- the csb2 gene encoding type I-U CRISPR-associated protein Csb2, whose translation is MPRSLLIWVQLHDRRYHGRPEWPPSPARLFQALVAGAAEGSLQPNHVAALEWLETLDPPSIWYPHARNGQQFQSFVPNNDLDAVGGDPARIADVRAAKTIQPRLTAGDALFCYEWSYTPGESGESFATGVAHIAEALYQFGRGVDMAWARAELIDETESRTRAESWSGTIHRPSPGGAGDPLPCPAQGSLFSLIQRHQGVGNRFRLERHGRTARQLFSQPPKARFRQVPYDSPCSRRTYAIHAADSNERIPWPLRHAHSLAVSVRDAIVSRLINAVPELESIVNAAIIGRKADGSNDGPAAERVRILPLPSIGAQYTNQQIRRIVIEVPPACRLRPGDVHWACSGLEFPGPISESRVYLQPDDDPRIPAYYGIGASRPHRTWRTVTPAALPIQAARRRIDPSRIHDEPKPGSERAAEESRAAAAVVQALRHAGVPARAESIRVQREPFDGRGLRAEAFAAPPRFNKERLWHVAVTLSEPVSGPVVIGDGRFLGYGIMRHDPAPPNLFAFAVESGLTDLARPEEIARALRRALLARVQQTLGPGKQMPSYFSGHEPDGSPARGEGSDHVFCIFDPSASRILILPPHVVAGTPVSPTEKTHLATLESALLGFDELRAGVSGLLRLRPSPVELATDPLFKPSAIWKSSTDYVVTRHAKTAGPEGALLADIQAECCRRNLPESAAHIHQLCGVPRLGLTASLTLTFPRPISGPILLGKTRHLGGGLFSPEP
- a CDS encoding terminase family protein; its protein translation is MNPPPESPTTTLTHPIPLRRAPDHALPRPTQPARVLATPPDPPPLLRPSASPTQRASGGALHRRSRRSRRLRPPQPPLSLDPTQAAILSADPHRVLVCCTRQWGKSTTAAIKALHHALTVPASLTLLASRTLTQSSELLRKIAAFARPLQVRTARAPGHDASLQFPNHSRIIALPGDPASIRGLSAASLLIVDEAGFVSDPLYHALRPTLATTNGAVWLLSTPNGPRGFFFDEYNSTNDWTRFEVNAYDCPRISAEFLEEEKRKLGPARFEQEYMCRFSAQAGSFFDLGSFHTAPLPGLHDPERADEPRYIVGFDLGQRDSHSAVVVLEMVDINSQQRDPVTWEWVVSRQVYVRGVERFPLNISYPDTARMLKKVIDDLPSRRYAHLMIDYTGSGAPFYDVLNRLGHIGCDVDKLCLIAGGRVSWKANKYLPVQ
- a CDS encoding ABC transporter permease — its product is MTIAETLRAGMQALAANRTRTVLTALGLLIGNASVILVVTISLTSRELILEQIRGIGSNMIYAYYESGGMTARNVDADYLKFADVEAVRRELGPRIVAATGVITNSDRLVIGGREEDVKVIGSDEHYATVRNLVLLAGRFLDASDVTLRQKVVLLTERLAKKLYGSPGAAVGRTLKLFGLQFTVAGVFREKTDSYGQTELAGETALVPVTVIRYFTPVERVDPLYVQARSLEDVRPVTELVKGILEARHRAGAKYTVENLAAILDTASQITAILTLVLILVAAIALVISGIGIMNIMLVTVTERTREIGLRMAVGASRRDVLAQFLFESVLISVAGGLLGIAVGIAIPAVARQFAEGIAVPVSWIAVGVAFAVSFGVGIVFGMIPANRAARLNPTEALRWE